Proteins from a genomic interval of Oncorhynchus kisutch isolate 150728-3 linkage group LG28, Okis_V2, whole genome shotgun sequence:
- the LOC109873179 gene encoding reticulon-3-like, whose protein sequence is MADPTTHSAQISCGMNASSTKESTYYVMELVYWRDPKKSAVAFGMSLLVLLSLATFSVISVVSYMLLALLCVTITFRVYKSVIQAVQKSGEGHPFKALMEKDLTVQPEIFQKYVDVCLTYVNLAINQAKQLLLVEDLVDSLKLAGFMWLLTYVGAVFNGITILILTDIIFFSTPLVYERNKTQIDQYIELIRTRVEVTLAKLQDKLPGAVKRTKAE, encoded by the exons ATGGCAGATCCGACGACACACTCTGCCCAGATTTCGTGCGGTATGAACGCTTCATCGACCAAAGAATCCACATATTACG TGATGGAGCTGGTGTACTGGCGGGACCCAAAGAAGTCTGCGGTGGCCTTTGGCATGTCCCTGCTGGTCCTTCTGTCCCTGGCTACCTTCAGCGTCATCAGTGTGGTCTCCTACATGCTGCTGGCACTGCTCTGTGTCACAATCACCTTCCGCGTCTACAAGTCTGTCATTCAGGCAGTGCAGAAGTCTGGAGAGGGCCACCCCTTCAA GGCTCTGATGGAGAAGGACCTGACCGTTCAGCCTGAGATTTTCCAAAAATATGTGGATGTGTGTCTGACCTATGTGAATCTTGCCATCAATCAGGCCAAGCAACTGCTGCTGGTGGAGGACCTGGTGGACTCGCTGAAG CTGGCTGGTTTCATGTGGCTGCTGACTTATGTGGGCGCTGTCTTCAATGGCATCACTATCCTGATACTGA CTGATATCATTTTCTTCAGCACGCCTCTGGTTTATGAGAGAAATAAA ACTCAGATCGATCAATACATTGAACTGATTCGCACCAGAGTTGAAGTCACACTTGCAAA GCTTCAAGATAAACTCCCTGGGGCAGTAAAGCGCACCAAAGCAGAGTGA